One Alkaliphilus sp. B6464 genomic window carries:
- the nth gene encoding endonuclease III, with the protein MNARTKNVIELLMKEYPDAKCELDYETPFQLLVATILSAQTTDKKVNEVTKDLFKEYPTVNDFLLLTQNELEDKIKQIGLYRNKARHILLMCRQLTEKFNGEVPNTMEGIMSLAGAGRKTANVVLSNAFGVPSIAVDTHVFRVSNRIGLANAENVLDTEIQLQKAIDKKLWSLAHHLLIFHGRRCCYARNPNCKDCIIKEYCKYYKEITK; encoded by the coding sequence ATGAATGCTAGAACTAAAAATGTAATAGAGCTTTTAATGAAGGAGTATCCTGATGCAAAATGTGAGCTTGATTATGAAACACCGTTTCAGTTACTGGTAGCCACAATTTTATCTGCACAAACTACAGATAAAAAGGTTAATGAAGTAACTAAGGATTTATTTAAGGAATATCCTACAGTAAATGATTTTCTACTATTAACACAGAATGAGCTGGAGGATAAAATTAAACAAATTGGCCTATATAGAAATAAAGCTAGACACATTCTTTTAATGTGTAGGCAATTAACCGAAAAGTTTAATGGAGAGGTCCCAAACACAATGGAGGGTATAATGTCTTTGGCAGGTGCTGGTAGAAAAACAGCCAATGTAGTTCTAAGTAATGCCTTTGGTGTACCTTCCATAGCAGTAGATACGCATGTTTTTAGAGTATCTAATAGAATAGGATTGGCTAATGCGGAAAATGTATTGGATACAGAAATTCAACTACAAAAAGCTATAGATAAGAAATTATGGAGCTTAGCTCATCATCTTTTAATATTTCATGGTAGAAGATGCTGCTATGCAAGAAATCCAAACTGTAAGGATTGCATTATAAAAGAGTATTGTAAATATTACAAGGAAATAACAAAATAG
- a CDS encoding efflux RND transporter permease subunit, with product MKISSLAVKRPISVFMVMAVIILLGGVSLFKLSMDLLPKMNVPIAVVSTQYLGSGPFEIENMVTKPIEEAVSTVHNVKRISSSSSEGISIVTVEFNRGTDMDFATLQMREKIDLITGFLPEDISDPMVLKIDPNAMPIMVLAISGYDDLSKMQEITEYQIRPRLERLQGVASITISGGYEKVVQIKLDIDRLSANKITIEQLTALLRSENINLPGGEIKEDDEKILIRTTGEFESLDEIKSLPIMLPTGKKVTLSDLATVELNNKEIEEIAKVDGKSSVRITIQKQSISNTVQVSNLINKEIQLIQDELPDIDIESAIDQSKFIKSAIMNVGTTALYGGILASIILYLFMGNIKTTLVIAIAIPISIIATFILMYFSGITLNLLSLGGFALGVGMLVDNGIVVLENIYRYKEDGYTAFDAAIRGAEEVAMSVSASTFTTVAVFLPIAFVEGVTAEIFKELALTVSFSLLASLIVSLTLVPMLCSKLFKNQAEKPLGKNRWLISFNKFFNICSEKYSELLQWSLSHVRLIVFTTLIIFVTSLSLAFFIGVEFFPSFDDGSFTVDIRLPYGATLEQTEKIVDNVESVLRENKDIERVFTNIGGGDGNLNLYGTKSNTATVNARLMSYRKRSTSTEEIIDSIRNRLSKIPGATMSISTISSTMGFGTGGSDVELEIRGQDLEILKIISQDAINIVESVKGTREVKSNFIDGRPQMEVKLKRDIASTYGLTTAHVASTIRNILTGITATRLRIEGRDINVVLTGEDYLKNSLSSFKLISIPTPVGINMPLEQIAEIQYSQGPSTIRRTDQVRGITVSASTFNRDLNGVIVDIKEKLEEYRFPNGYTYEFRGQKEQLDEAYKSLTLAVILAIFLVYMILASQFQSFLYPFIIMLSVPLAFTGGIIGLFFARLPISVPAVIGAIVLAGIVVNNGIVLIDYINILRSKGMEKIDAIILSGTTRLRPIMMTTLTTVLGLIPLALAAGDGAEVQAPLAVVVIGGLTLSTLLTLIVIPIIYSVLDDTKI from the coding sequence ATGAAAATCTCTAGTTTGGCAGTTAAGAGACCTATATCTGTATTTATGGTTATGGCGGTTATTATACTTTTGGGTGGAGTTTCCTTATTTAAATTATCGATGGACCTGCTGCCTAAAATGAATGTACCTATTGCTGTTGTTAGTACACAATATTTGGGATCAGGACCCTTTGAAATCGAAAATATGGTTACAAAGCCTATTGAAGAAGCTGTGAGTACTGTACATAATGTAAAACGTATTTCATCCTCATCCAGTGAAGGTATATCGATTGTTACTGTAGAATTTAATCGAGGTACTGATATGGATTTTGCTACTTTGCAAATGAGAGAAAAAATAGATTTAATTACGGGATTTTTACCAGAAGACATTTCAGACCCTATGGTACTTAAGATAGATCCTAATGCAATGCCTATTATGGTATTAGCAATTAGTGGATACGATGATTTAAGCAAGATGCAAGAAATAACAGAATATCAAATAAGACCCAGATTAGAGAGATTACAAGGGGTAGCTTCAATAACAATTAGTGGAGGTTACGAGAAGGTCGTACAAATTAAGCTAGATATAGATCGTTTAAGTGCAAACAAAATAACTATAGAGCAATTAACTGCACTATTAAGGTCAGAAAACATTAATCTGCCAGGTGGAGAGATAAAAGAAGATGATGAGAAAATATTAATCCGTACTACAGGAGAATTTGAAAGCTTAGATGAAATAAAAAGCCTTCCTATAATGTTACCTACTGGAAAAAAAGTTACTTTAAGCGATTTAGCAACTGTTGAATTAAATAATAAAGAGATTGAAGAAATAGCTAAGGTTGATGGAAAGAGTAGTGTAAGAATTACTATTCAGAAGCAATCTATTTCTAATACAGTTCAAGTATCCAACCTAATTAATAAAGAGATACAGTTAATACAAGATGAGCTACCAGATATAGATATAGAATCAGCTATTGACCAATCTAAATTTATTAAGAGTGCTATTATGAATGTGGGCACAACCGCTTTATACGGCGGTATACTGGCGAGTATTATTTTATACTTATTTATGGGAAATATAAAAACTACATTAGTTATTGCCATAGCCATACCAATTTCAATTATTGCAACATTTATACTAATGTACTTTTCTGGAATTACATTAAATTTATTATCCTTAGGTGGTTTTGCCCTAGGTGTAGGAATGCTTGTAGATAATGGAATAGTTGTGTTGGAAAATATATATCGGTATAAAGAGGATGGATATACTGCGTTTGATGCTGCAATAAGAGGGGCTGAAGAAGTAGCTATGTCAGTTTCTGCATCTACATTTACAACGGTAGCGGTATTTCTTCCAATTGCTTTCGTGGAAGGTGTTACAGCGGAAATATTTAAGGAACTAGCCTTAACGGTTTCATTTTCCTTGTTAGCTTCTTTGATAGTTTCATTAACATTAGTCCCTATGTTGTGCTCTAAATTGTTTAAAAATCAAGCAGAAAAGCCATTAGGTAAAAATAGATGGTTAATATCATTTAATAAATTTTTTAATATATGTAGTGAAAAATATAGTGAATTACTTCAATGGTCACTTTCTCATGTAAGATTGATAGTATTCACTACTCTAATTATATTTGTTACTTCCCTAAGCCTAGCTTTTTTTATAGGAGTTGAATTTTTTCCAAGCTTTGATGATGGCAGCTTCACAGTAGATATAAGATTACCTTATGGAGCAACATTAGAGCAAACCGAAAAAATAGTTGATAATGTAGAAAGTGTATTAAGAGAAAATAAAGATATCGAAAGGGTATTTACTAATATAGGTGGAGGAGATGGGAACTTAAATTTATATGGCACTAAATCTAACACTGCCACAGTGAATGCTAGACTAATGTCATATAGAAAAAGGAGTACCAGTACCGAGGAAATAATTGATAGCATACGAAACAGGCTATCTAAGATTCCGGGAGCGACCATGTCTATCTCAACAATTTCATCGACTATGGGTTTTGGGACAGGCGGTTCCGATGTGGAATTAGAAATTAGAGGGCAAGACTTAGAAATATTAAAGATTATTTCCCAAGATGCTATTAATATTGTAGAATCTGTTAAAGGTACTAGGGAAGTAAAATCTAATTTTATAGATGGAAGACCTCAAATGGAGGTAAAATTAAAACGAGATATAGCATCGACCTATGGACTTACAACTGCTCATGTCGCATCTACCATTAGAAATATTTTAACAGGAATAACGGCTACAAGGTTGAGGATAGAAGGTAGGGATATTAATGTTGTTTTGACTGGAGAAGATTACTTGAAGAATAGTTTATCTAGCTTTAAGCTCATTAGTATTCCAACACCTGTAGGCATAAATATGCCACTGGAGCAAATTGCAGAAATTCAATATTCTCAGGGACCGAGTACTATTAGAAGAACTGATCAGGTAAGGGGAATTACAGTAAGTGCTAGTACATTTAATAGGGATTTAAATGGTGTAATAGTTGATATTAAAGAGAAGCTAGAAGAATATAGATTTCCGAATGGATATACATATGAATTTAGAGGTCAAAAAGAACAATTAGACGAAGCTTATAAAAGCTTAACTTTAGCTGTTATTCTAGCCATATTTTTGGTATATATGATATTAGCATCTCAATTTCAATCCTTTCTATATCCATTTATAATTATGCTTTCTGTGCCCTTAGCCTTTACTGGAGGTATTATTGGTCTATTTTTCGCAAGACTCCCAATTAGTGTACCTGCAGTAATTGGAGCTATTGTACTTGCTGGTATTGTTGTTAATAATGGCATAGTTCTAATAGATTATATAAATATATTAAGATCAAAAGGAATGGAAAAGATAGATGCGATAATATTATCCGGTACAACTAGGCTAAGACCAATTATGATGACAACATTAACTACTGTTTTAGGATTAATTCCGCTAGCGTTAGCTGCTGGAGATGGTGCAGAAGTACAAGCTCCCTTGGCAGTAGTAGTAATCGGGGGACTTACTTTGTCTACGCTGCTAACTTTAATTGTAATTCCTATTATATACTCTGTATTAGATGATACTAAAATTTAA
- a CDS encoding efflux RND transporter periplasmic adaptor subunit, whose product MEKKVDALFKYTIMLIMINIILSGCQMKVSDNGEKEVAVEVIEVKKKSISKNVALNTYLQPKENAIILAKTPGLNVTNIRVNIGDAVTKGDFLFELDKSMIRTQIEQSKQAYDLARKNYEEQKSRYEEANETNSLQAVEAMYRNKAIGGLQIPFIPQQDKESILAVAINQVEQARMAYSAALSQLKEMEYYSPISGYVSQININENQPVLGTQAAMVITNIENLKASVNIPKSLFESLKEGQMVMVDVDDTKFNGRISNLSPIPDLSSNLYLLEIEIPNKDKKSWVGAFSNILIELDKKDSVTVIPKSAVLEDSKGKYVFVEQNNRVYRRKVDIGIDDGGDVEVVNGLNEGEKIVTKGQQFVKDRGAVIIVRGEENENL is encoded by the coding sequence ATGGAGAAAAAGGTGGATGCTTTATTTAAATATACTATTATGCTAATTATGATTAATATTATACTATCTGGATGTCAAATGAAGGTATCAGACAATGGAGAGAAAGAAGTAGCTGTAGAAGTAATAGAAGTTAAAAAGAAAAGCATTTCAAAGAATGTGGCATTAAACACATATCTACAGCCTAAGGAAAATGCAATTATACTTGCTAAAACTCCAGGGCTTAATGTTACAAATATAAGGGTTAACATAGGAGATGCTGTAACAAAAGGAGATTTTTTGTTTGAGCTAGATAAATCTATGATTAGAACACAGATAGAACAATCTAAGCAGGCTTACGATTTAGCTAGAAAAAACTATGAGGAACAAAAAAGTCGATACGAAGAAGCGAATGAGACAAATTCTTTACAAGCTGTAGAAGCAATGTACAGAAACAAGGCTATTGGAGGACTACAAATACCATTTATACCTCAGCAAGATAAAGAAAGTATTTTAGCAGTAGCAATAAATCAGGTTGAACAAGCTAGGATGGCGTATTCAGCTGCACTGAGTCAGTTAAAAGAAATGGAATATTATTCACCAATCAGTGGATATGTTTCTCAAATAAATATAAATGAAAATCAACCAGTATTAGGTACACAAGCAGCAATGGTTATAACTAATATAGAAAATTTAAAGGCATCGGTTAATATTCCAAAATCTTTATTTGAGTCTTTAAAAGAAGGGCAGATGGTAATGGTTGATGTGGATGATACTAAATTTAATGGAAGGATTAGTAATTTAAGTCCAATTCCAGATTTATCAAGTAACTTATATCTATTGGAAATAGAAATTCCTAACAAAGATAAGAAATCTTGGGTAGGCGCATTTAGTAATATTTTAATAGAGCTTGATAAAAAAGATTCAGTTACAGTTATTCCTAAATCGGCTGTATTGGAGGATAGTAAAGGGAAATATGTTTTTGTAGAACAGAATAACAGAGTATATCGTAGAAAAGTAGATATTGGAATAGATGATGGGGGAGATGTGGAAGTCGTAAATGGACTAAACGAAGGAGAAAAAATAGTTACAAAAGGTCAGCAATTTGTTAAAGATAGAGGAGCAGTCATCATAGTAAGAGGTGAGGAAAATGAAAATCTCTAG